One part of the Tenacibaculum sp. 190130A14a genome encodes these proteins:
- the recA gene encoding recombinase RecA, protein MAADKEKEAKLKALQLTLDKLDKTYGKGTVMKLGDTQVDDVDAISSGSLGLDLALGVGGYPRGRIIEIYGPESSGKTTLTIHAIAEAQKAGGIAAFIDAEHAFDRFYAESLGVDVDNLIISQPDHGEQALEIADNLIRSGAIDIVVIDSVAALTPKSEIEGEMGDSKMGLHARLMSQALRKLTGTISKTNCTVIFINQLREKIGVMFGNPETTTGGNALKFYASVRLDIRRRTQIKDGDRVIGNSTKVKIVKNKVAPPFQTTEFDIMYGAGISKVGEVLDIGVEYGIIKKSGSWFSYGDTKLGQGRDAVKGLIKDNPELMEELENKIKDAIENQE, encoded by the coding sequence ATGGCAGCAGATAAAGAAAAAGAAGCGAAACTAAAAGCGCTTCAGCTAACACTAGATAAGTTAGACAAAACCTATGGAAAAGGAACTGTAATGAAATTGGGGGATACCCAAGTAGATGATGTAGATGCCATTTCTTCAGGATCTTTAGGATTAGATTTAGCTTTAGGAGTTGGAGGATATCCTAGAGGTAGAATTATAGAAATTTATGGACCAGAATCTTCAGGTAAAACTACTCTAACTATTCATGCAATTGCTGAAGCTCAAAAGGCAGGTGGGATAGCTGCATTTATTGATGCAGAACATGCATTTGATCGTTTTTATGCAGAAAGTTTAGGGGTAGATGTTGACAATTTAATTATATCTCAACCAGATCATGGTGAACAAGCTCTAGAAATTGCAGATAATTTAATCCGTTCTGGAGCAATTGATATTGTAGTTATCGATTCTGTTGCTGCTTTAACACCAAAATCTGAAATTGAAGGGGAAATGGGAGACTCAAAAATGGGACTTCATGCTCGTTTAATGTCACAAGCTTTACGTAAGTTAACAGGTACAATAAGTAAAACAAATTGTACTGTAATATTCATTAACCAATTACGTGAAAAAATTGGTGTAATGTTTGGTAATCCAGAGACTACTACAGGAGGTAACGCATTAAAATTTTATGCTTCTGTTCGTTTAGATATCCGTAGAAGAACGCAAATTAAAGATGGAGATAGAGTTATCGGTAACAGTACAAAAGTTAAGATTGTAAAGAATAAAGTAGCACCTCCATTCCAAACTACAGAATTTGATATTATGTATGGAGCAGGAATTTCGAAAGTAGGAGAGGTTCTTGATATTGGTGTAGAATACGGTATTATAAAGAAAAGTGGATCTTGGTTTAGTTACGGAGATACTAAATTAGGACAGGGTAGAGATGCTGTAAAAGGCTTAATCAAAGATAACCCTGAACTAATGGAAGAATTAGAAAACAAAATAAAAGATGCTATTGAAAATCAAGAATAA
- the rpiB gene encoding ribose 5-phosphate isomerase B, producing MTIAIGNDHAGTEYKFEIVQLLEEMGHKVINFGTNTNDSMDYPDTIHPTAEAVETGQAEMGIILCGSGNGAQMTANKHQGVRAALCWNNELVELTRQHNNANILTIPARFVSLQQALGFVKLFLTTEFEGGRHANRVNKIACDC from the coding sequence ATGACAATTGCTATTGGTAATGACCATGCAGGTACCGAATATAAATTTGAAATTGTTCAACTTTTAGAAGAAATGGGCCATAAAGTAATCAATTTTGGAACAAATACTAATGATAGTATGGATTATCCAGATACGATTCATCCAACTGCTGAAGCTGTTGAAACTGGACAGGCAGAAATGGGAATTATTTTATGTGGTAGTGGAAATGGTGCTCAAATGACTGCTAACAAGCATCAAGGTGTTAGAGCAGCCTTATGTTGGAATAACGAATTGGTTGAATTAACACGTCAACATAATAATGCTAATATATTAACGATTCCAGCTCGTTTTGTGTCTTTACAGCAAGCTTTAGGTTTTGTGAAGTTATTTTTAACTACTGAATTTGAAGGAGGAAGACATGCTAATAGAGTTAATAAAATAGCATGTGATTGTTAA
- a CDS encoding T9SS type B sorting domain-containing protein, translated as MKKIFTLLLCTFCLFSYAQNTYVPDDNFEQVLIDLGYDSGPLDDYIPTKNIENVTELILPGQSSLPTFPNDIKDLTGIGGFKSLKKLTLDYFSNYFTTTLDLSENTKLEELYVDANFLHHINLSKNIELKILELRMISLLKELDLSNNINLKKLFINGGTLFTELDLSSNSQIEEIHFIQMHFTDLKLYNNKKLKLFKSEATSYIDLDLSKCTGLEMVSFDSNDAMSINLNNNNNTKIIDFSAVKSAFIHCIRVDDVAYSKANWTKVYDSSIFSETCGNFQKLTYVPDDNFEQALIDLGYDTGALDNYVPTDNISPVTNLKVDNLNISDLTGIQDFISLERLNISNNKIELLDLSNNTKVTEIHCDKNEITNLDLSQNLDLTFLYCSNNNLNSLDLNANIKLFDLHCSNNPLTSLLLPKNNILDGLHVNSTLLSELDLRGQSNLISHPASFLQIHDTPNLICVYVDDVDYYNNDPLNAITKDAKSVFVKDEAACNVLTCSISVETLSDIKACENFTLPNLTNGNYYTQANGMGTKLNPGHIINTSQTIFIYNVDPINTTCSNESSFDITITNKPNVDIVSDVKACENFTLPNLTNGNYYTQANGMGTKLNPGHIINTSQTIFIYNVDPINTTCSNESSFNITITNKPNVDSISDVKACENFTLPNLTNGNYYTQANGMGTKLNPGHIINTSQTIFIYNVDPINTTCSNESSFDITITNKPNVDIVSDVKACENFTLPNLTNGNYYTQANGMGTKLNPGHIINTSQTIFIYNVDPINTTCSNESSFDITITNKPNVDSISDVKACENFTLPNLTNGNYYTQANGMGTKLNPGHVINTSQTIFIYNVNPINTTCSNESSFDITITNKPNVDSISDVKACENFTLPNLTNGNYYTQANGMGTKLNPGHVINTSQTIFIYNVDPINTTCSNESSFDITITNKPNVDIVSDVKACENFTLPNLTNGNYYTQANGMGTKLNPGHVINTSQTIFIYNVDPINTTCSNESSFDITITNKPNVDIVSDVKACENFTLPNLTNGNYYTQANGMGTKLNPGHVINTSQTIFIYNVDPINTTCSNESSFDITITNKPNVDSISDVKACENFTLPNLTNGNYYTQANGMGTKLNPGHVINTSQTIFIYNVDPINTTCSNESSFNITINNKPIIDTLNDISLYDSYILPVITNGNYYTESNGMGTKLNPGHVINTSQTLFIYSIDSNTNCSNQSSFTITIQKFDDDIHIPPYFTPNNDGKNDTWIVKGNGISEVLIYNRFGKKIGKINPNDSGWNGYYNGEQLASNTYWYQVVYKNGKVKIGSFALVRK; from the coding sequence ATGAAAAAAATTTTTACCCTACTACTTTGTACTTTTTGTTTATTCTCATATGCACAAAACACCTATGTACCTGACGATAATTTTGAACAAGTTTTAATTGATTTAGGCTATGATTCTGGTCCTTTAGACGATTATATTCCTACAAAAAATATTGAAAATGTAACTGAATTAATATTACCTGGACAATCTTCTTTACCAACTTTTCCAAATGATATTAAAGATTTAACAGGAATTGGTGGGTTTAAATCTTTAAAAAAACTAACACTAGATTATTTCTCTAACTATTTTACCACCACTTTAGATTTATCTGAAAACACAAAGCTAGAAGAATTATATGTAGATGCTAACTTTTTGCATCATATTAATCTATCTAAGAATATAGAGTTAAAAATCTTAGAATTAAGAATGATATCTCTTTTGAAAGAACTTGATTTATCAAATAACATTAATCTTAAAAAACTTTTTATAAATGGTGGTACACTGTTTACAGAGTTAGATTTATCTTCTAATTCTCAAATTGAAGAGATCCATTTTATACAAATGCATTTTACAGATTTAAAATTGTACAACAACAAAAAGCTTAAGTTATTTAAATCAGAAGCAACATCATATATCGATTTAGATTTATCAAAATGTACTGGATTGGAAATGGTATCCTTTGATAGTAACGATGCAATGAGTATTAATCTTAACAATAATAATAACACTAAAATAATCGATTTTTCGGCAGTTAAATCTGCTTTCATCCACTGTATAAGAGTAGATGATGTTGCATACAGTAAAGCTAACTGGACAAAAGTATATGATAGTTCAATTTTTAGTGAAACTTGTGGTAATTTTCAAAAATTAACATATGTACCTGATGATAATTTTGAACAAGCTTTAATCGATTTAGGGTATGATACTGGTGCATTAGATAATTATGTTCCTACAGATAATATAAGTCCAGTTACTAATTTAAAAGTTGACAACTTAAACATTTCTGATTTAACCGGAATTCAAGATTTTATAAGTTTAGAACGATTAAATATTTCTAACAACAAAATAGAATTACTTGATTTAAGTAATAATACTAAAGTAACAGAAATTCACTGCGATAAAAATGAAATAACAAATTTAGATCTTTCTCAAAATCTAGATTTAACTTTTCTATATTGTAGTAACAATAATTTAAATTCTCTTGACTTAAATGCTAACATTAAATTATTTGACCTCCATTGTTCTAATAACCCTTTAACAAGTTTATTACTTCCTAAAAATAATATATTAGATGGTTTACATGTTAATTCTACTTTACTCTCTGAGTTAGATTTAAGAGGACAATCTAACTTAATTTCACACCCAGCCTCATTTTTACAAATTCATGATACACCTAATCTAATTTGTGTATATGTTGATGATGTAGACTACTATAATAATGATCCATTAAATGCAATCACAAAAGATGCTAAAAGTGTTTTTGTAAAAGATGAAGCCGCATGTAATGTGTTAACTTGTTCAATTTCTGTTGAAACACTTAGTGATATAAAAGCCTGTGAAAATTTTACATTACCTAACTTAACCAATGGGAACTATTATACGCAAGCAAATGGAATGGGAACTAAACTTAATCCCGGACACATTATTAACACTTCGCAAACTATATTTATTTACAATGTAGATCCTATAAATACAACATGTTCTAATGAGTCTTCTTTCGATATTACTATTACTAACAAACCTAATGTAGATATTGTCAGTGATGTAAAAGCCTGTGAGAACTTTACACTCCCTAACTTAACCAATGGGAACTACTATACGCAAGCAAATGGAATGGGAACTAAACTTAATCCCGGACACATTATTAACACTTCGCAAACTATATTTATTTACAACGTAGATCCTATAAATACTACTTGTTCTAATGAATCCTCTTTCAATATTACTATTACTAACAAACCTAATGTAGATAGTATCAGTGATGTAAAAGCTTGTGAGAACTTTACACTCCCTAACTTAACCAATGGGAACTACTATACGCAAGCAAATGGAATGGGAACTAAACTTAATCCCGGACACATTATTAACACTTCGCAAACTATATTTATTTACAATGTAGATCCTATAAATACAACATGTTCTAATGAGTCTTCTTTCGATATTACTATTACTAACAAACCTAATGTAGATATTGTCAGTGATGTAAAAGCTTGTGAGAACTTTACACTCCCTAACTTAACCAATGGTAACTACTATACGCAAGCAAATGGAATGGGAACTAAACTTAATCCCGGACACATTATTAACACTTCGCAAACTATATTTATTTACAACGTAGATCCTATAAATACAACATGTTCTAATGAGTCTTCTTTCGATATTACTATTACTAACAAACCTAATGTAGATAGTATCAGTGATGTAAAAGCTTGTGAGAACTTTACACTCCCTAACTTAACCAATGGTAACTACTATACGCAAGCAAATGGAATGGGAACTAAACTTAACCCTGGACACGTTATTAACACCTCACAAACTATATTTATTTACAACGTAAATCCTATAAATACAACATGTTCTAATGAGTCTTCTTTCGATATTACTATTACTAACAAACCTAATGTAGATAGTATCAGTGATGTAAAAGCTTGTGAGAACTTTACACTCCCTAACTTAACCAATGGTAACTACTATACGCAAGCAAATGGAATGGGAACTAAACTTAACCCTGGACACGTTATTAACACCTCACAAACTATATTTATTTACAATGTAGATCCTATAAATACTACTTGTTCTAATGAGTCTTCTTTCGATATTACTATTACTAACAAACCTAATGTAGATATTGTCAGTGATGTAAAAGCTTGTGAGAACTTTACACTCCCTAACTTAACCAATGGTAACTACTATACGCAAGCAAATGGAATGGGAACTAAACTTAACCCTGGACACGTTATTAACACCTCACAAACTATATTTATTTACAATGTAGATCCTATAAATACTACTTGTTCTAATGAGTCTTCTTTCGATATTACTATTACTAACAAACCTAATGTAGATATTGTCAGTGATGTAAAAGCTTGTGAGAACTTTACACTCCCTAACTTAACCAATGGTAACTACTATACGCAAGCAAATGGAATGGGAACTAAACTTAACCCTGGACACGTTATTAACACCTCACAAACTATATTTATTTACAATGTAGATCCTATAAATACAACATGTTCTAATGAGTCTTCTTTCGATATTACTATTACTAACAAACCTAATGTAGATAGTATCAGTGATGTAAAAGCTTGTGAGAACTTTACACTCCCTAACTTAACCAATGGTAACTACTATACACAAGCAAATGGAATGGGAACTAAACTTAACCCTGGGCACGTTATTAACACCTCACAAACTATATTTATTTACAATGTAGATCCTATAAATACTACTTGTTCTAATGAGTCTTCTTTCAATATTACTATTAACAACAAACCAATTATTGATACACTAAACGATATCAGTTTATATGATTCTTATATTTTACCTGTTATAACCAATGGAAACTATTATACCGAGTCAAATGGAATGGGGACCAAACTTAATCCTGGACACGTTATTAACACTTCGCAAACATTATTTATTTATAGTATAGATTCAAATACAAATTGTAGTAATCAAAGTAGTTTTACCATAACCATCCAAAAATTTGATGATGATATACACATACCACCATATTTTACTCCGAATAATGATGGAAAAAATGATACTTGGATTGTTAAAGGAAATGGTATTAGCGAAGTTTTAATTTACAATAGATTTGGTAAAAAAATAGGTAAAATAAATCCGAATGATTCAGGATGGAATGGCTATTACAATGGAGAACAATTGGCCAGTAATACTTACTGGTACCAAGTAGTTTATAAAAATGGAAAAGTAAAAATTGGTTCTTTTGCTTTGGTAAGAAAATAA
- a CDS encoding head GIN domain-containing protein, translating into MKKIIYISLFLLTSLVSAQTTITKELGEFSELKVYNGIELEIIQSEEQKIVITGEKAEKVKIKQNDTTLKISLRFPETMAEGKVKAKLYIKKELKIIDGNEGAIITGKGFDQLKIEIKAQEGAFINLVVNTKHLKVKTSSGGVIKLSGKAKNQTVDANLGGTYHGYNMMISNVCVVKAGSGAKVEIQSGETLDAKVSFGGSIFYKGNPEVLKDKKVIGGVIEHRS; encoded by the coding sequence ATGAAGAAAATAATCTATATAAGTTTGTTTCTACTAACATCTTTGGTTAGTGCTCAAACAACAATAACAAAAGAATTAGGAGAATTTTCTGAGCTTAAGGTATATAATGGTATTGAGTTAGAGATCATTCAATCTGAAGAACAGAAAATTGTAATTACTGGAGAAAAAGCTGAAAAGGTAAAGATTAAACAGAATGATACTACTTTAAAAATTTCTTTGAGGTTTCCTGAAACTATGGCTGAAGGTAAAGTAAAAGCGAAATTGTACATCAAAAAAGAATTAAAAATTATTGATGGTAATGAGGGAGCTATAATTACTGGAAAAGGTTTTGATCAACTTAAAATTGAAATTAAAGCTCAGGAAGGAGCTTTTATCAATCTTGTGGTAAATACTAAGCATTTAAAAGTAAAAACGTCTTCAGGAGGTGTTATAAAGCTTTCTGGAAAAGCAAAGAACCAAACGGTAGATGCTAATCTTGGAGGAACTTATCATGGTTATAACATGATGATCTCAAATGTATGTGTGGTAAAAGCAGGATCGGGTGCAAAAGTAGAAATACAATCTGGAGAAACTTTAGATGCTAAAGTTTCCTTTGGCGGAAGTATTTTCTATAAAGGAAATCCAGAGGTTTTAAAAGATAAAAAAGTAATTGGCGGAGTTATTGAACACAGAAGTTAA
- a CDS encoding pseudouridine synthase has product MQKHRHFIIHKPYGYLSQFINNQTKRKKKLLGDLDFNFPNGTMAIGRLDVKSEGLLLLTTDGKVSDFITTRGKVEKEYYVQVNGAISSFEIEKLSQGVEIGIHGKKYITKPCKVTLIDTPNFEERSKKIRDDRHGPTSWVSITLTEGKFRQVRKMTSAVGFPTLRLVRIRIGNILLNDLQSGEVIEVSKLL; this is encoded by the coding sequence ATGCAAAAGCACCGCCACTTTATTATTCATAAACCTTACGGATATCTTTCTCAATTCATAAATAATCAAACTAAAAGGAAAAAGAAGTTGCTCGGTGATTTAGATTTTAATTTTCCAAATGGTACGATGGCTATTGGTAGATTAGATGTAAAATCTGAAGGATTATTATTATTAACAACCGATGGAAAAGTAAGTGATTTTATAACTACAAGAGGGAAAGTTGAAAAAGAATATTATGTTCAAGTTAATGGAGCTATTTCTTCTTTTGAAATTGAAAAGTTATCGCAAGGTGTGGAAATCGGTATACATGGTAAAAAATACATTACCAAACCATGTAAAGTTACATTAATAGATACTCCCAATTTTGAAGAACGTTCAAAAAAAATTCGTGATGATAGACACGGACCTACTTCATGGGTTTCTATTACATTAACAGAAGGCAAATTTAGACAGGTTCGAAAAATGACTTCTGCTGTTGGTTTTCCTACATTGCGATTAGTTAGAATTCGAATAGGAAACATACTTTTAAATGACCTACAATCTGGTGAAGTCATAGAAGTAAGTAAATTACTTTAA
- a CDS encoding diacylglycerol kinase family protein has translation MNNSWFVIVNPNAGNGNFKKLWAQIQQELTHNKISFEFEFTTHHKHEIELVHKAISNGFSKIISCGGDGTLHHIVNGVMRQTIINNDAVTIGVIPLGTGNDWIKTYHIPKNTSKAIQIIKNQNSVYQDIGYLKLENTSSYFNNVAGIGYDGYVVNKLNKLKRFGPIAYLLSGLSGLLFYKRTPFRLVVNNSTVTDTCLMTLFGICKYSGGGMQLTKYKKSNDGLLDITFAKNLNILDLVYNLNKLYNGKITSHNKVTTYVTDKITVTPTKHTDLPFIQADGELIGTGAVEVSIIPNAIQFIIP, from the coding sequence ATGAACAATTCTTGGTTTGTTATTGTAAATCCAAATGCTGGCAATGGAAATTTTAAAAAATTATGGGCACAAATTCAACAAGAATTAACCCATAATAAAATTTCTTTTGAGTTTGAATTTACAACTCACCACAAACATGAAATCGAACTTGTTCATAAAGCCATATCAAATGGTTTTTCTAAAATTATTTCTTGTGGTGGTGATGGTACTTTGCATCATATTGTAAATGGTGTAATGCGTCAAACAATTATCAACAATGATGCCGTTACTATTGGTGTTATTCCTCTCGGAACAGGAAATGATTGGATTAAAACATATCATATTCCAAAAAATACATCAAAAGCAATTCAAATAATCAAAAACCAAAACTCTGTATATCAAGATATTGGGTATTTAAAACTTGAAAATACTTCTTCATATTTTAACAATGTTGCTGGAATAGGATATGATGGTTATGTTGTTAATAAACTAAATAAACTCAAACGCTTTGGACCCATAGCGTACTTATTAAGTGGACTTTCTGGTTTACTTTTTTACAAACGAACACCTTTTAGGCTTGTTGTTAACAATTCAACTGTAACGGATACTTGTTTAATGACACTTTTCGGAATTTGTAAATACTCTGGAGGAGGAATGCAACTTACTAAGTACAAAAAAAGTAATGATGGTTTATTAGATATTACTTTTGCTAAAAACCTGAATATCTTAGATTTAGTTTATAATTTAAACAAACTCTATAACGGCAAAATTACTTCACATAATAAAGTAACAACCTATGTAACAGATAAAATTACTGTTACACCAACAAAACATACAGATCTTCCTTTTATTCAAGCCGATGGTGAACTAATTGGTACTGGAGCAGTTGAAGTTAGTATTATACCAAATGCAATACAGTTTATTATTCCTTAA
- a CDS encoding GNAT family N-acetyltransferase, producing MNIKIKTFQELTTSELYDLLQLRSEVFVLEQDCAYQDVDGKDKDALHVIGLKEDKTVAYTRIFDGGYYFDTPSIGRVVVKKEERKYGYGHDIIKASIKTIEEVFNNSKITISAQTYLKKFYESHGFEKIGEEYLEDGIPHIKMIKNKG from the coding sequence ATGAATATAAAAATAAAAACATTTCAAGAATTAACAACTTCAGAACTATATGATTTACTTCAATTGCGTTCTGAAGTTTTTGTTCTAGAGCAAGACTGTGCATATCAAGACGTAGATGGTAAAGATAAAGACGCATTGCATGTTATTGGGTTAAAGGAAGATAAAACGGTGGCTTATACACGTATTTTTGATGGTGGGTATTATTTTGATACACCTAGTATTGGTAGGGTAGTAGTAAAAAAAGAAGAACGTAAGTATGGTTATGGACATGATATTATTAAAGCTTCAATTAAAACTATTGAGGAAGTTTTTAATAATTCTAAGATAACGATATCAGCACAAACTTATTTAAAAAAATTTTATGAATCTCATGGATTTGAGAAGATAGGTGAGGAGTACTTAGAAGATGGAATTCCACATATAAAAATGATAAAAAATAAAGGCTGA
- the rnr gene encoding ribonuclease R: MTRKKKIYKKKGKIIKDLTRNIFKILNENSEKSYNYKQIASKMGISDTDGKTQILQKLVELTASKKIVEIDRGKFQINEERNYHIGTLDVTSNGNAYFMSDDFEHDIFVPSVNLNRGLHNDTVKAYVYTKRKSKKLEADVVEVLNRAKNEFVGTLQMSKNFGFVLPDNQKMYADIFIAKSKLGDAQHGDKVLAKLTDWPDNSKNPFGKIVQVLGKPGEHNTEIHSILLEYGLPYEFPKEIEEEASHLPIEITPEEVRKRRDMRGDLTFTIDPKDAKDFDDALSFTKLENGNYEIGIHIADVSHYVQPKTKLDEEAYDRATSVYLVDRVVPMLPEMLSNGVCSLRPEEEKLTFSAVFEMNEKAQIIDQWFGRTVTYSDKRFAYEEAQAIIENKNNIVPKEVSLIDQEYVVDENIVEAILKLDELAKKLRKRRMKAGAISFDKVEVKFNLDEEANPIGVFFKEAKDANKLIEEFMLLANRKVAEFIGFKAGKATNKTFVYRVHDEPDIEKLQSLQNIVSKFGYKINTETREKTSDSLNKLLTDVHGKAEANMVETLAIRSMSKAEYTTQNIGHYGLAFDYYSHFTSPIRRYPDVMTHRLLQHYLDGGNSPKAEIYEERCKHSSKMEELASKAERDSIKYMQIKYMQDHKDIDFEGVVSGVTEWGIYVEIKSNKCEGMVRIKDLKDDYYIFDEKQYAAVGQANKNIIQLGDEVVVKVKHTDLERKHLDFELISH; this comes from the coding sequence ATGACAAGAAAGAAGAAAATTTACAAGAAAAAAGGAAAAATAATTAAAGATTTAACTAGAAACATTTTCAAGATTTTAAACGAAAATTCTGAAAAATCTTACAACTACAAACAAATTGCGTCGAAAATGGGAATTTCTGATACTGATGGAAAAACCCAAATACTTCAAAAACTAGTAGAACTTACAGCTTCTAAAAAAATAGTAGAGATAGATAGAGGAAAGTTTCAAATTAATGAAGAAAGAAATTACCATATTGGTACATTGGATGTAACTTCAAATGGGAATGCATATTTTATGAGCGACGATTTCGAACATGATATTTTTGTTCCTTCAGTTAATTTGAATAGAGGATTACATAATGATACTGTAAAAGCATATGTTTATACAAAAAGAAAGAGTAAGAAATTAGAAGCAGATGTAGTAGAAGTTTTAAACAGAGCTAAAAATGAATTTGTTGGAACACTACAAATGAGTAAGAACTTTGGTTTTGTATTACCAGATAACCAAAAAATGTATGCTGATATTTTTATTGCAAAAAGTAAACTTGGTGATGCGCAACACGGTGATAAAGTCTTAGCTAAACTGACTGATTGGCCTGATAATTCTAAAAATCCTTTTGGTAAAATTGTACAGGTATTAGGGAAACCAGGAGAACATAATACAGAGATCCATTCAATTTTGTTAGAGTATGGCTTACCTTATGAGTTTCCTAAAGAAATTGAAGAAGAAGCTTCTCATTTACCAATAGAAATTACTCCAGAAGAAGTTCGTAAAAGACGCGATATGCGTGGAGATCTAACATTTACGATAGATCCAAAAGACGCAAAGGATTTTGATGATGCGTTATCTTTTACAAAATTAGAAAACGGTAACTATGAAATAGGAATTCATATTGCGGATGTTTCGCATTATGTGCAACCTAAAACTAAATTGGATGAGGAGGCTTATGATAGGGCAACTTCGGTTTATTTAGTAGATAGAGTAGTTCCTATGTTGCCAGAAATGTTGAGTAATGGAGTTTGTTCATTAAGACCAGAAGAAGAAAAATTAACCTTTTCTGCTGTATTTGAAATGAATGAAAAAGCGCAAATAATTGATCAATGGTTTGGTAGAACTGTAACTTATTCAGATAAACGTTTTGCTTATGAAGAAGCACAAGCAATTATTGAAAATAAGAACAATATAGTACCTAAAGAAGTTTCTTTAATTGATCAAGAATATGTGGTTGATGAAAATATAGTAGAAGCTATTTTGAAATTGGATGAACTAGCAAAGAAGTTACGTAAGCGACGTATGAAAGCAGGTGCTATTTCTTTTGATAAGGTGGAAGTAAAATTCAATTTAGATGAAGAGGCAAATCCAATAGGAGTCTTTTTTAAAGAAGCCAAAGATGCTAACAAATTGATTGAAGAATTTATGCTATTAGCTAATAGAAAAGTAGCTGAATTTATTGGTTTTAAGGCTGGAAAGGCTACAAATAAAACTTTTGTATATCGTGTGCATGATGAACCAGATATTGAAAAATTACAATCATTACAAAATATTGTGAGTAAGTTTGGTTATAAGATTAATACTGAAACACGTGAGAAAACATCTGATAGTTTAAACAAGCTTTTAACTGATGTTCATGGAAAGGCAGAGGCTAATATGGTAGAAACGTTGGCTATTCGATCAATGAGTAAGGCAGAATATACTACGCAGAATATTGGACATTACGGATTGGCTTTTGATTATTATTCACACTTTACATCTCCCATCAGACGTTATCCAGATGTAATGACACATCGATTACTACAACATTATTTAGATGGAGGAAATTCACCAAAAGCAGAAATTTATGAAGAACGTTGCAAACATTCTTCTAAAATGGAAGAATTAGCATCTAAGGCAGAACGTGATTCTATTAAGTATATGCAAATTAAGTATATGCAAGATCATAAAGATATTGATTTTGAAGGAGTTGTTTCTGGTGTTACTGAATGGGGAATTTATGTAGAGATTAAATCTAATAAATGTGAAGGAATGGTTCGTATCAAAGATTTAAAGGATGATTACTATATTTTTGATGAGAAACAATATGCGGCAGTTGGACAAGCTAATAAGAATATTATTCAATTAGGTGATGAAGTCGTAGTTAAGGTTAAGCATACTGATTTAGAACGTAAGCATTTAGATTTTGAATTAATTTCTCATTAA
- the tatA gene encoding twin-arginine translocase TatA/TatE family subunit translates to MISNTIFLGIPGGYQIIIILVVVLLLFGGRKIPELMRGLGSGIKEFKDASKTEGDDKIEEKK, encoded by the coding sequence ATGATTTCAAATACTATATTTTTAGGAATACCTGGAGGATATCAAATTATCATCATATTAGTAGTAGTTTTATTACTATTTGGAGGACGTAAGATTCCTGAATTAATGAGAGGTTTAGGTTCTGGTATTAAAGAATTTAAAGATGCTAGTAAAACTGAAGGAGACGATAAAATAGAAGAGAAAAAATAA